From a region of the Deinococcus metallilatus genome:
- a CDS encoding SDR family oxidoreductase, whose amino-acid sequence MTQTQNPQTQNSQTQPQADFSQALAGQVALVTGGGSGLGAAICRVLAESGAHVIAADIQLPQAERLAGELTDAGLKAKAISLDVRDENALEQVVQQLEEEYGHLDILINNAGTDVTVAIEELSVADIDRVLDVNLRGPFLLSRAALPNMAKRGHGAIVNITSTAAKRAWANATAYHASKWGLLGFSHALHVEARPHGVRVTALVVGGMQTPFILERFPDTPLENLQDPRNVAEAVRYVLLQPEGTVVPEMTVIPMRETSWP is encoded by the coding sequence ATGACCCAGACCCAGAATCCGCAGACCCAGAACTCCCAGACGCAGCCTCAAGCCGACTTCAGCCAGGCCCTCGCCGGTCAGGTCGCCCTCGTGACGGGCGGCGGCAGCGGCCTCGGCGCCGCGATCTGCCGTGTGCTGGCCGAATCGGGCGCGCACGTGATCGCTGCCGACATCCAGCTCCCGCAGGCCGAACGCCTCGCGGGTGAACTGACCGACGCCGGACTCAAGGCGAAGGCTATCAGCCTCGACGTGCGGGACGAGAACGCGCTGGAACAGGTCGTCCAGCAACTGGAAGAGGAATACGGCCACCTCGACATCCTGATCAACAACGCGGGGACCGACGTGACCGTCGCCATCGAGGAACTCAGCGTGGCGGACATCGACCGGGTGCTGGACGTGAACCTGCGCGGGCCGTTCCTGCTGTCGCGCGCGGCACTCCCGAACATGGCGAAGCGCGGGCATGGCGCCATCGTGAACATCACCTCCACCGCCGCCAAGCGGGCCTGGGCCAACGCCACCGCCTACCACGCGAGCAAGTGGGGCCTGTTGGGCTTCAGCCACGCGCTGCACGTGGAGGCCCGCCCGCACGGCGTTCGCGTCACCGCGCTGGTGGTCGGCGGGATGCAGACGCCCTTCATCCTCGAACGCTTCCCCGACACCCCGCTGGAGAACCTGCAAGACCCGCGCAACGTGGCGGAGGCCGTGCGCTACGTGCTGCTCCAGCCGGAAGGCACGGTGGTGCCGGAGATGACCGTCATCCCCATGCGCGAGACGTCCTGGCCGTGA